AATACCACGTCGACCACAACGATTTTGAGAAATTCGATGTGTTTACCGATAAGATCATCCAGTTCCTGGCGTCAAACGACACGAAGAAATCGCTGGTGGTCAACCACGAACGCTTCTACAATTCAGGCGATGCCATCGAAATCACGGCCCAGTACTTTAATAAGAACTATGAATTTGACGAAAAGGCCCGCCTTTCGATTTCCCTGACCAACCGGAAGACGAAAAAGACCACCCAATACGATATGGTGCGCGGCGGAAATGCGTTCAAAGTCAACCTTGATGGTTTTGCCGCCGGGCCGTATTCGTTTACGGTCAAGGAAAGTAATTCAGGTAAGACCTACAGCGCCGGTTTCGAGATCCTCGACTTCGACATCGAGAAACAATTCGTAAACCCGGATTATCCCAAGCTGAAGCAGTTGGCCGCCCAAACCAAAGGGCAAACCTTCCTGCCGCAACAGGCAGATGCGTTGATCGAAAGCCTGTTGACCGATGCCTCCTACAAATCGATCGAAAAGGCCATCACGCGCCGCATCCCGCTGATCGACTTCACGACCTTACTCGTGCTGATTGCCGCGGCCTTCGGGGCCGAATGGTTCATCCGCAAATACAACGGCATGGTATGACGAAGTGGCTGCTCCTTTTATGTGTCCTAACGTGTAATGTCAACGACACCGTATCGGAGCGTTTTTCACCGCCATTAGGCTATAAAAGGGTAGGGGCGCCCGCCGGTTCCTTCGCCCAGTTTCTCCGACAGTTACCGTTAAAGCCCAAAGGCAGCGCGGTACTGTATTATGACGGAACCCCAAAAGCCAACGATGGCGTGTATGCCGCGGTTATCGACCTTCCCATCGGCAAACGCGACCTCCACCAGTGTGCCGATGCCGTGATGCGCCTCCGTGCCGATTACTTCTTTTCGCAAGGCCGCTACGACGAGATCCATTTCAATTTCACCAACGGTTTCCGCGCCGACTACAGCCGTTGGCGTAAGGGCGAACGCATCGCGGTGAAAGGCAATCGCGTCTCGTGGCAGAAAACAGCCCAGCCGTCCGACAGCCGCGGCAGCTATTGGAAGTACCTCGAAGCCGTTTTTATGTATGCCGGAACCGCTTCCCTGTCAAAAGAACTGAAGTCAGTACCCCTTTCCGACCTGGCACCCGGCGATGTCTTCATCAAAGGTGGCTTTCCGGGTCATGCCGTGATCGTGCTCGATGTAGCAATAAATACATCCGGGCGCAAGATGTTCCTGCTGGCGCAAAGCTACATGCCGGCCCAGGAGGCCCAGGTGCTCTACAATCCGCAGTCCAAAACCGGAAGCGCCTGGTATCCGGATGATTTTGGTGAAACCCTCGTCACCCCGGAATGGACCTTCCGTTCTACCGACCTAAAACGTTTCTGATGTTCCACTGGCTGGCCCTCCTGCTGGCGCTCTGCCAAAATCCCACGACGCCAGTGCCCGTGCAGCGACTCATCGATGCCTATCCCGAATCGATAGTGGGATACAAAGACAACCAATTGCTGTTTCGCGATGGTACTACGCTCATGTATGACGACGGAAAGAAGAAGACAGCCGAAGAATGCCTCGACCATCCGGATATAGAAGACATGTTTCGGTATGCCTATCCCATCGACGGCAAAACCCGTAACGACGCGGGCCGCATCCGCAACGACGCCTTTTTCCGTACACTATACGGAGATTCCAAAGCGGAAGTAGAGCGGCAACTGGTCACTATCGACTGGTGCCCTAAATTGGTGGGCGCCCGCATCCGGGTAACGAAGGCACAAGGCGTCGACCAGGCCTTTCGGAGGCTTTCGGCGGAGTTAGACCGGCATCCGGAATTCAAACCCTATCTCATCGGAATAGCCGGTACTTTCAACTGGCGTCCCATTGCCGGTACCCGTCGCCTCAGCGCGCACAGTTTCGGAATGACCATCGACCTGTCTGTGGCCTATTCCCATTATTGGCAATGGGAATGTAAATGCCAGGACGAGAAGCGTGTACCGCCATACCGCAACAAGATTCCTCTGGCGCTGGTCGCGATTTTTGAGAAGCACGGCTTCATTTGGGGCGGCCGTTGGACACACTTTGATACCATGCATTTCGAATACCGCCCCGAGCTATTGTCCCGTAATTAACAATCGGTACCATCCTGTTAAAAAAATAGTATGTGGATGTAAGGGCATCGAATAAAAATCCTATTACATTTAGGGTATATTTTCAGTGCTATGAAAACGCCTGTACTTTTATTCATTACACTTGCGGCCTCCACCATGATGCAGGCGCAATCCTGGGGTTCCGACGTAGATCGTGCCATTCGCGATGCGTCCCGCCAAGGCAAGAAAGTGTTGTTGTATTTCACCCTTTCCGAAGGCTGTGAGAACTGCACCAAACTCGATACCGTGGTATTCGATTCGCCCGAGTTCCGGGAAGCAGCCGGCGACTATGTATTGGTAAAGATGGATTTCGCCCAGAACGCCGCGGATAAAGTGAGTGACGCCCAGGCGGATCGCAACCTGCTGTTGGTAGAACGCTATAATAAGGATGGATTTTTCCCGTACGTCGTTGTATTGGGAAAAGACGGGAAGACACTCGGGAAAACCGGCATCTACAAAGACCAGTCGCCCCGTGATTTCATCCAGCAACTGGGCGTGATGGGACGACGGTCCTACGCCGCAAAATGATTCGCAATAACGACCCGTCGTTTTTCAAAAATCGATAATTCCCGGTGAAACGACCGGGTTTTTCTTTTGTGGAACCATCCAAACGACTATTTTTACTTTTTTGATCAAAACCACGGTTGTTTTGTACATGAAGACCGCCAAAAACAAGCCCTCGTCAGCACCCGACGAACTCGACGAACCCCAACTGAACATCGTATTGACGACCGATGAGGACGACATCCGTCCGGTCTACATATCCGGTAACTTCAATAACTGGCACACCCAGGACGAGCGCTTCCAGATGGAACGCATCGAAAACGGCCTTTACCACTTCCGCTTCCCCGACGATTTTGCCTATCCGGATGAATTGCTTTACAAATTCACCAAAGGCGACTGGAGTGAAGTGGAAATCGACCGCTATGGCAACCGTACCGAAAACCGGTCGTGTCGCCAGCACCAGGGCGTCCGCCGCGAACACGTCGACAAATGGCGGAAGAACTGGTTGCCGTTCCGCAATCATTTCCTGCCGAAAGTCGAGTTGATCTCCGACCAGTTCGACATGCCGCAACTCGGGAAGAAACGCCGCGTGTGGGCCTTATTGCCGCACGACTACGAAACGTCGACCGAAACCTATCCGGTCATGTACCTGCACGATGCCCAGAACCTGTTCAACGAGCAGGCAAAGTACGGTAACTGGGAAATCGACAAAAAGCTCGCGGTCATGTCGGAGTATAAAATCGGCAAGATCATCGTGGTCGCCGTCGAACATGCCGAACAGGACCGCATTAAAGAATATAACGTTGGAAAGACCGTGTTGGGCGCGGGCGATGGAAAGAAATACATCCGCTTCATCACCGAGACGCTCAAGCCGTATATCGATAAACGCTACCGCACCAAACCCGAACAGGAATACACCGGCATCGGAGGAAGTTCGATGGGTGGACTCGTAAGTATCTTCGCCGGGATCATGTATCCGGAAGTGTATGGTAAGTTGATGATTTTTTCGCCTTCCCTTTGGGTCGTCCCGAAAATCAATTTCTCCGAACTCGATTTCTTCGAGCCACACGACATGAAGATTTACCTGTATGCCGGCGGCGACGAAAGTGCGACCATGGTACGCCACGTCAAGCGGTTCCAGAAGAACATGACCGAGAATTCGGAACTCGAACGCCACATCCGGATCAAACTGAGCATCAACATGTTCGGTAAGCACAATGAAACCTTTTGGAGCGACGAGTTCCCGAAAGCCATCGAATGGTTGTTTTTTAGCACTAGAGACTAATGAAGATCACGACACACGAACAACTTGACCTGCAATTCACGGGCACACTGCTCATCCCGGTGTTTGAAACGAATGAGAAAAGCCTCGTTCCGATTGAATTCCATGGCGTCAGCATTCCCGCCGATGTGTTTTACGGCAAAAAAGATACGTCCTATCTGGCGGCCAAATACGATTCCCTGCACCTCTTTATCGGTTTGGGAAAAGAGGCCCGCTTTAAAGACGTGCGTACCATGTTCCGACGGGTGATCTCCCGAAATCCCGAATTGCTCAAAGGAGACGTAGCACTCGTATTGCCTGACGGTTTGAACGACAGCCAGGTGCTGGGCATCTTTGCAGGCATTGTATTGGGCACCTACAACCCCGGGCATTTCCGCAAACCGAAAAACCATCCGTTTGAAGCCGATTTCCACCTGACGGTCATCGCTAAAAAAGACTATGCTTCCCTTGCCGAAAAGGCCCGCAAAATAGCCTCCGCCCAACTCGAGATACTCAAATTGGTCGACCTGCCTCCTAATGTCGTAAATCCGACCTACCTGGCCCAATGGGCACGGGAAACGGGTGAACGCTTCGGGTTCAGTACCACCGTACTTGACCGCGAGGCAGCCACGGCAGCAAAACTCGACGCCTTCCTATCCGTGGGGCAGGGTAGCGCGAACGAACCGCAGTTCATTATAATGGAATATACGCCCCCGACTGCGAACGACAAAACCCGTCATATCGGTCTGGTAGGGAAGGGGATTACATTTGACAGCGGCGGACTCAATATCAAGACAGCCGGAATGGTGTTCATGAAATCGGATATGGCCGGCGGCGCTGCGGTGCTGGGAACGATGCGTCTGGTGGCCGACTTGCAGCTTCCCGTAAAGGTCACGGCCATCGTACCGGCTTGTGAGAATGCGATTGGGAAGTCGGCTTTTCGTCCGGGCGACGTCATTGGCAGCTACAGCGGGCATTCCATCGAAGTAATCGATACCGATGCGGAAGGACGCCTGATCCTGGCCGACGGATTGTCGTATCTCCTTAAGAACTACAAACCCGACACGGTCGTGGATATCGCTACCCTCACCGGCAGCAGCGTCGCCACGTTTGGCTACGAATGCGGTGCGCTGTTCACGAACAACGTCGAACTCGAAATGGAGCTCCGCGGTGCAGGCGAAACCACAGGCGAGCGGATATGGCCCCTGCCGTTGTGGGACGCGTACAAACCCGACATCGACAGCGACATTGCCGATGTGAAGAATTACCACGGCAAACCCACAGCCGGTGCCATCACGGCAGCCAAGTTTCTTGAGTTCTTTACGGAAGGCCACTCGGCCTGGGCGCACCTCGATATCGCCGGGGTTGCGTTTGGCGACGACGAGTTCGGCAAAAGCAAGCACGCCACGGCATACGGCGTACAATTATTAACTACATTTATCGAAAATCACGGATATGGCGGCGCATAAAACCTTCGTTTGCATCTCGAATTATTTCAAAGGTTCGGCCTTCCTGGTCAACCTTAAAAAGAAAGGAAACACCGTTTTTCTCGTAACCTCGGAAAAACTGCGTGACAAACCCTGGCCTTTCGAATATATCGATGAGATTTTCTTTATGGAAGGACAGGACACCGACTGGAACCTTGAACACCTCTTCCTCGGCGTCAGCAACCTCATGCGGAACCACAAGGTCGACGCCATCGTCGCACTGGATGATTTTGACGTAGAGAAAGCTACTTACCTGCGTGAGAACCTCCGCATCGACGGCATGGGCCAGACAACCGGACGGTATTTCCGCGACAAACTCGCCATGCGCATGCGGGCGAAAAGCTGCGGTATTTCCAATCCGAAGTTCTGTGCGCTGTTCAACGACCACGAAGTGAACGACTTTGCCGATAGCGTACCCGCGCCATGGGTGCTGAAACCCCGTTCGGAAGCGTCGGCGTCGGGCATCATCAAGGTCTACGACAAAGAAAGCCTGTGGCGGCATATTACCGAGTTGGGTAACAACCGCTTTAAATACCTCGTAGAACAATTCCGCCCGGGCGACGTTTACCACGTCGATTCGCTGATCCTCGACGGGAAGATCCAGTTTGTGGTTTCGTCGCGTTATCTGGCGACCCCGATGGAAATCTCCCAGGGAGGCGGCATCTTCCGTTCGGCCAACGTGCCCTACGATTCGGATGACGACAAAGCCCTCAAAAAGATCAACGCCGAGGTGATCAAAGGTTTCGGCCTCAAGCACGGCGCCGCGCATTCTGAATACATCAAGTGTAAAGAAGACGGTAAGTTTTACTTCCTCGAAACCTCGTCGCGGGTAGGAGGGGCGCACCTCGCGGAAATGGTCGAAGCTGCGTCAGGTATCAACCTTTGGGCCGAATGGGCTGCCATCGAGGATTCACTCGTCAAAGGAACCGAATACAAATTGCCGAAAGTGCAGAAAGGCTACGCGGGCATCGTCCTGACCTTGTCGAAGTTCGAGCATCCCGACCTGTCGTCGTTCGATGATCCGGAAGTGTGGTTCCGGGTGCCATTGGAATACCATGCCGGACTTATCGTAAAATCAGATTCCCACGAAAGGGTGTTGGAACTACTCGATAAATACGCGGACCGACTGGTTCGGGACTATGCGACTGTGGTGGCGCAGGCACAGGTAAAGAACCTCCACTAAACGGTTTTCCGTACCTTTACGGAATGTTGTCAGCCTTCCGCCAGCACCTCCAGAGACGGTTTCCTTTTTTGGAAGGGAAGCGATTGCTTTTGGCGGTATCGGGAGGTGTCGATTCCATGGTCATGGCCGTTTTATCACATGATGCCGGCCTTGACATCGGGATTGCGCATTGCAATTTCTCCTTAAGGGGCGCTGACAGCGACGACGATGCTGACTTCGTCAGGCGATTCGCCGAAGACCGACAGCTTCCTTTTTACCTCCAACGATTCGATACGAAGGCCTTCGCCTCCGACTACGGATTGTCGACCCAGGTGGCAGCGCGCCAGTTGCGATACGACTGGTTTGCGGAGTTGGCCGCACGGGAAGGCTACGATTACATCCTTACCGCCCATCACGCCGACGACAATCTGGAAACTTTTTTGATCCATTTGACGCGGGGCACCGGTTTGGACGGATTTACCGGCATTCCGGCCCAGAACGGAAACATTATCCGTCCGATGCTGCCGTTTTCACGGGAAGACATCGAAGCATTCGCCCGGGAACATAACGTAACCTGGCGGGAAGATGCGAGCAATGCCACCGATGTATACCTTCGAAATACCATCCGTCACAACCTGGCGCCGGTACTCAAGTCGCTGAATCCTTCGTTTCTCTCCTCGTTTGCCGATACGCTCGCGCATTTGACGCAGGCCCAGTCGCTTGTGGATGACGCCGCCCGTATCGTCTACCGAAAAGTGGTGACCGATGATGGCGACCGGAAGATCATTGCCCTCGCCGAACTGAAACGGTTGCCGAATGCCGATGCCTATCTCTACCAATGGCTCAAACCGCTGGGCTTTACGGCCTGGCCGGATATTTACCGTTTGGTCGACGCGCCTTCCGGAAAATACGTCCTGGTACCGGGGTTTCGGTTGTTGAAAGACCGCGATGTGCTGATCGTCACACCGGCACCGTCAGCCGCACCTGAAGTGTCGATCAGTGAAAATATCACAACGGTCGACAATCCTGTTAAACTATTGTTTACGCGGGTCGATTCGGTGGGCGAACGGTCAAATACGAGTATATTTGTCGACCGGTCGCGGTTACGTTGGCCGCTGACGCTCAGGCGATGGACCGAAGGCGATGTGTTGTATCCGTTGGGGATGGAAGGACGTAAGAAAGTCAGCAAGTACTTCAAAGACGAGAAGTTCTCGCTGGTTGATAAAGAGGAAACAAGGCTGCTGCTTTCGGGAAACGATCTCGTCTGGATTGTCGGCCACCGTCAGGATGCGCGCTTTGCCGCCGACGAAACCACCCGTGATATTTTGAAAATTTCATACCTACCCAATGAATAGAATTGGCACTTTGTTGTTGTTCCTTCTGGTCTCGCTTGCTTCATGGGCCCAGATAAAACCCGTTAAATGGAGTTCCCGCACCGAAAAATCCGCCTCAGGCGAGATCGTGTTGGTGATTGAAGGGAAGATTGACGAGGGCTGGCACGTGTATTCCCAGTTCACCGACGAGAACGGCTCGCTTCCGATGATCGTGACCTTTAAAGGCGCCGGGAAAGGCTACCAACTGATAGGAAAGACGACTGAAAGCAAAACCATCAAAAAATACAGCGATGTCTTTGGAGTGGATGAGACGTTTTTTGAACACAATCTCGTACTCCGGCAAAAGATAAAGGTGCTGAAACCCGGACTTACCACGATCTCAGCCCTGGTCGATTATCAGGTTTGTCAGGAAAGCTGTATCAACGATAAAGAAAACTTTACGTTTACCCTTCCCACCGATGCCGGGCAGACGGCGGCTCCCGCAATCGAACCGCCGCTGACGGGTGCAACGGACACTATTACGGAAGTAACGTCTACGGATACGGTCGCCGAAGCCACTCCGGCAGGTTCGCCCACTGAGACAAAAGCTGTAACCGGGAGCGCGACCAAAGGAGAGAAAAAAGACCCGTGGCTCATTTTCATCTTTTCGTTGCTGGGTGGCGTAGTGATGACCTTTACACCCTGCGTGTTTCCAATGATTCCGATGACCGTGAGTTTTTTCATCAAGCGGACGTCGAATAAAGCAAAAGGAAAATTCGACGCCTTTACCTACGGTGCCTTTATCGTGCTGATTTACGTCCTGATTTCGGTACCTTTCCACATCTTCGAAAAACTCGATCCGGGCATATTCAGCGACATTTCCACGAATGTGCCGCTGAACCTGTTCTTCTTCCTCATTTTCGTGGTCTTTGCCATTTCCTTTTTCGGGGCGTTCGAGATCACGATGCCGAGCCGTCTCGCCAACCGCGTCGACAATGCGTCGAATTCGGGCGGCGTCACCGGGATTTTCTTTATGGC
This genomic interval from Flavobacterium sp. HJ-32-4 contains the following:
- a CDS encoding alpha/beta hydrolase, whose protein sequence is MKTAKNKPSSAPDELDEPQLNIVLTTDEDDIRPVYISGNFNNWHTQDERFQMERIENGLYHFRFPDDFAYPDELLYKFTKGDWSEVEIDRYGNRTENRSCRQHQGVRREHVDKWRKNWLPFRNHFLPKVELISDQFDMPQLGKKRRVWALLPHDYETSTETYPVMYLHDAQNLFNEQAKYGNWEIDKKLAVMSEYKIGKIIVVAVEHAEQDRIKEYNVGKTVLGAGDGKKYIRFITETLKPYIDKRYRTKPEQEYTGIGGSSMGGLVSIFAGIMYPEVYGKLMIFSPSLWVVPKINFSELDFFEPHDMKIYLYAGGDESATMVRHVKRFQKNMTENSELERHIRIKLSINMFGKHNETFWSDEFPKAIEWLFFSTRD
- a CDS encoding DUF4846 domain-containing protein, which translates into the protein MTKWLLLLCVLTCNVNDTVSERFSPPLGYKRVGAPAGSFAQFLRQLPLKPKGSAVLYYDGTPKANDGVYAAVIDLPIGKRDLHQCADAVMRLRADYFFSQGRYDEIHFNFTNGFRADYSRWRKGERIAVKGNRVSWQKTAQPSDSRGSYWKYLEAVFMYAGTASLSKELKSVPLSDLAPGDVFIKGGFPGHAVIVLDVAINTSGRKMFLLAQSYMPAQEAQVLYNPQSKTGSAWYPDDFGETLVTPEWTFRSTDLKRF
- a CDS encoding M15 family metallopeptidase, with protein sequence MFHWLALLLALCQNPTTPVPVQRLIDAYPESIVGYKDNQLLFRDGTTLMYDDGKKKTAEECLDHPDIEDMFRYAYPIDGKTRNDAGRIRNDAFFRTLYGDSKAEVERQLVTIDWCPKLVGARIRVTKAQGVDQAFRRLSAELDRHPEFKPYLIGIAGTFNWRPIAGTRRLSAHSFGMTIDLSVAYSHYWQWECKCQDEKRVPPYRNKIPLALVAIFEKHGFIWGGRWTHFDTMHFEYRPELLSRN
- the tilS gene encoding tRNA lysidine(34) synthetase TilS → MLSAFRQHLQRRFPFLEGKRLLLAVSGGVDSMVMAVLSHDAGLDIGIAHCNFSLRGADSDDDADFVRRFAEDRQLPFYLQRFDTKAFASDYGLSTQVAARQLRYDWFAELAAREGYDYILTAHHADDNLETFLIHLTRGTGLDGFTGIPAQNGNIIRPMLPFSREDIEAFAREHNVTWREDASNATDVYLRNTIRHNLAPVLKSLNPSFLSSFADTLAHLTQAQSLVDDAARIVYRKVVTDDGDRKIIALAELKRLPNADAYLYQWLKPLGFTAWPDIYRLVDAPSGKYVLVPGFRLLKDRDVLIVTPAPSAAPEVSISENITTVDNPVKLLFTRVDSVGERSNTSIFVDRSRLRWPLTLRRWTEGDVLYPLGMEGRKKVSKYFKDEKFSLVDKEETRLLLSGNDLVWIVGHRQDARFAADETTRDILKISYLPNE
- a CDS encoding acetyl-CoA carboxylase biotin carboxylase subunit family protein; the protein is MAAHKTFVCISNYFKGSAFLVNLKKKGNTVFLVTSEKLRDKPWPFEYIDEIFFMEGQDTDWNLEHLFLGVSNLMRNHKVDAIVALDDFDVEKATYLRENLRIDGMGQTTGRYFRDKLAMRMRAKSCGISNPKFCALFNDHEVNDFADSVPAPWVLKPRSEASASGIIKVYDKESLWRHITELGNNRFKYLVEQFRPGDVYHVDSLILDGKIQFVVSSRYLATPMEISQGGGIFRSANVPYDSDDDKALKKINAEVIKGFGLKHGAAHSEYIKCKEDGKFYFLETSSRVGGAHLAEMVEAASGINLWAEWAAIEDSLVKGTEYKLPKVQKGYAGIVLTLSKFEHPDLSSFDDPEVWFRVPLEYHAGLIVKSDSHERVLELLDKYADRLVRDYATVVAQAQVKNLH
- a CDS encoding thioredoxin family protein, giving the protein MKTPVLLFITLAASTMMQAQSWGSDVDRAIRDASRQGKKVLLYFTLSEGCENCTKLDTVVFDSPEFREAAGDYVLVKMDFAQNAADKVSDAQADRNLLLVERYNKDGFFPYVVVLGKDGKTLGKTGIYKDQSPRDFIQQLGVMGRRSYAAK
- a CDS encoding M17 family metallopeptidase, with translation MKITTHEQLDLQFTGTLLIPVFETNEKSLVPIEFHGVSIPADVFYGKKDTSYLAAKYDSLHLFIGLGKEARFKDVRTMFRRVISRNPELLKGDVALVLPDGLNDSQVLGIFAGIVLGTYNPGHFRKPKNHPFEADFHLTVIAKKDYASLAEKARKIASAQLEILKLVDLPPNVVNPTYLAQWARETGERFGFSTTVLDREAATAAKLDAFLSVGQGSANEPQFIIMEYTPPTANDKTRHIGLVGKGITFDSGGLNIKTAGMVFMKSDMAGGAAVLGTMRLVADLQLPVKVTAIVPACENAIGKSAFRPGDVIGSYSGHSIEVIDTDAEGRLILADGLSYLLKNYKPDTVVDIATLTGSSVATFGYECGALFTNNVELEMELRGAGETTGERIWPLPLWDAYKPDIDSDIADVKNYHGKPTAGAITAAKFLEFFTEGHSAWAHLDIAGVAFGDDEFGKSKHATAYGVQLLTTFIENHGYGGA